In uncultured Fusobacterium sp., one genomic interval encodes:
- a CDS encoding PHP domain-containing protein, with protein sequence MEVDLHIHTIASDGTFTPEEVILEAKRRGLKALAITDHDTVDGIEEAKKKAQEIGIEFIQGIEISCNTQDYEVHILGYFLNLEDEKFMNELEELKKARDNRNLKIVEKLKACGIDADLGEIAKMAPGKIISRLHFANYLVEKGVVLSKEEAFDKYLGKRGKAYIPKENFPPERAVKMLSENGAFVSLAHPKLVVNNDGIIENMISNLVKVGLNGIEAQYGTFSPSDIKKYQKMAKRHSLLVTGGSDFHGANREGVNIGDTGITYSQFRLIKERNAGGKL encoded by the coding sequence ATGGAAGTAGATCTTCATATACATACTATTGCTTCAGATGGAACTTTTACTCCAGAAGAGGTTATTTTAGAAGCTAAAAGAAGAGGATTAAAAGCTTTAGCTATAACAGATCACGATACTGTTGATGGAATAGAAGAAGCTAAAAAGAAAGCTCAAGAGATAGGAATAGAGTTTATTCAAGGAATAGAAATATCATGTAATACACAAGATTATGAAGTTCATATATTAGGATATTTTTTAAATCTTGAAGATGAGAAATTTATGAATGAACTTGAAGAGTTAAAAAAAGCTAGAGATAATAGAAATCTAAAAATAGTAGAAAAATTAAAAGCTTGTGGAATAGATGCCGACTTAGGAGAGATTGCTAAAATGGCTCCGGGAAAGATAATAAGTAGATTACATTTTGCTAATTATCTCGTTGAAAAAGGAGTTGTTTTAAGTAAAGAGGAAGCTTTTGACAAGTATCTAGGGAAAAGAGGAAAGGCGTATATACCTAAAGAGAATTTTCCGCCAGAGAGAGCAGTTAAAATGTTAAGTGAGAATGGAGCATTTGTTTCATTGGCTCATCCTAAATTAGTTGTTAATAATGATGGAATAATAGAAAATATGATTTCAAATCTTGTAAAAGTTGGGTTAAATGGAATAGAAGCTCAATATGGAACATTTTCCCCATCGGATATAAAAAAATATCAGAAAATGGCAAAAAGACACTCACTTTTAGTGACTGGAGGATCAGACTTTCATGGAGCTAATAGAGAGGGAGTGAATATAGGAGATACAGGAATTACATATTCACAATTTAGATTGATAAAAGAGAGAAATGCAGGAGGTAAATTATGA